A part of Azospirillum thermophilum genomic DNA contains:
- a CDS encoding polysaccharide biosynthesis/export family protein: protein MKIVSPAEGYVLEPGNRVRLTVFGENALSGDFTLDPSGNIYLPLVGNVSASGMTAKTLSRRIEDLLRKDNYLQDPKVAVEVQTFRPFYVLGEVRAPGEFPYTTGMTVLSAIARAGGYDYRAREGEVVLVRVVDGEQKDYRAVERAPILPGDIIRVLQRRF, encoded by the coding sequence ATGAAGATCGTCAGCCCGGCGGAGGGCTATGTCCTCGAGCCCGGCAACCGCGTCCGGCTGACCGTCTTCGGTGAAAACGCCCTGTCCGGCGATTTCACCCTCGACCCGTCGGGCAACATCTACCTGCCGCTCGTCGGCAATGTCAGCGCCAGCGGCATGACGGCCAAGACGCTGTCCAGGCGTATCGAGGATCTGCTGAGGAAGGACAATTACCTGCAGGATCCGAAGGTCGCGGTCGAGGTGCAGACCTTCCGGCCCTTCTACGTCCTGGGCGAGGTGCGCGCCCCCGGCGAGTTCCCCTACACGACCGGCATGACGGTGCTGAGCGCGATCGCACGCGCCGGCGGCTACGACTACCGGGCGCGCGAGGGCGAGGTGGTGCTGGTCCGCGTGGTCGACGGGGAGCAGAAGGATTATCGCGCGGTGGAGCGTGCGCCGATCCTGCCCGGCGACATCATCCGGGTGCTGCAGCGCCGGTTCTGA
- a CDS encoding glycosyltransferase, translating to MRILLVHERYRQRGGEDVVVETEQALLAAHGADVATLIDDNARIGDAGSLRLAAGTVWSREGYGMVSRAVAEHRPDILHVHNTFPLLSPSIYYAAQRHGIPVVQTLHNFRLMCANGFMLRDGKACDLCLERTVKWPAVRHACYRDSRLASAAVAAMAGFHHGIGTWRSKVDLFLALNPHSRNLFIKGGLPPDRVAVCPPAVRDPGPRPAENDDRAGALFVGRLSQEKGLEPLIEAWRGIDAPLDIIGEGPLGERLAREAPPQVRFLGGMSYEGVSAAMTRSSILLFPSLWYENFPLVVAEAMAHGLPVLASADSAVVHMISDGETGAFALAGDVADWRNRLSALMARPDRLRRMGRAARTMFETRFSDAPAYERRMALYRQVLAARAHPAPDAGRKARGIIADGQDQGKAG from the coding sequence ATGCGGATCCTGCTGGTCCACGAACGTTACCGCCAGCGCGGCGGCGAAGACGTCGTGGTCGAGACGGAGCAGGCTCTGCTCGCGGCCCACGGCGCCGACGTCGCCACCCTGATCGACGACAACGCCCGCATCGGCGACGCCGGATCGCTGCGGCTGGCCGCCGGAACCGTCTGGTCGCGCGAGGGATACGGGATGGTGTCGCGGGCGGTCGCGGAGCATCGGCCCGACATCCTGCATGTCCACAACACCTTTCCTCTGCTCTCCCCGTCCATCTATTACGCCGCGCAGCGTCACGGCATCCCGGTGGTGCAGACGCTGCACAACTTCCGCCTGATGTGCGCGAACGGATTCATGCTGCGCGACGGCAAGGCCTGCGACCTCTGTCTCGAGCGGACGGTCAAATGGCCGGCGGTCCGGCACGCCTGTTACCGCGACAGCCGGCTGGCGAGCGCGGCCGTCGCTGCCATGGCGGGCTTCCATCATGGAATCGGAACGTGGCGCAGCAAGGTCGACCTGTTCCTTGCGCTGAACCCGCATTCGAGGAACTTGTTCATCAAGGGAGGACTGCCCCCCGACCGGGTCGCGGTGTGCCCGCCGGCGGTCCGCGATCCGGGGCCGCGGCCGGCGGAGAACGACGACCGGGCCGGTGCCTTGTTCGTCGGCCGCCTCAGCCAGGAAAAGGGGCTGGAACCCCTCATCGAGGCATGGCGCGGCATCGACGCCCCACTCGACATCATCGGCGAAGGGCCGCTTGGCGAAAGGCTGGCGCGCGAGGCTCCGCCGCAGGTGCGCTTCCTGGGAGGCATGTCCTACGAGGGCGTGTCGGCGGCCATGACGCGGTCCTCGATCCTGCTGTTCCCGTCGCTGTGGTACGAGAACTTCCCCCTGGTCGTCGCCGAGGCGATGGCCCATGGCCTTCCGGTTCTGGCCTCCGCCGACAGTGCCGTCGTCCATATGATCAGCGACGGCGAGACAGGAGCCTTCGCCCTTGCCGGCGACGTGGCCGATTGGCGCAACCGCCTCTCCGCACTCATGGCGCGGCCGGACCGGCTCCGCCGGATGGGCCGGGCGGCCCGCACCATGTTCGAGACCCGCTTTTCGGATGCGCCCGCATACGAGCGGCGGATGGCCCTCTATCGGCAGGTGCTGGCGGCCCGCGCGCATCCTGCGCCGGATGCCGGCCGGAAGGCCCGCGGCATCATCGCGGACGGGCAGGACCAGGGCAAGGCCGGTTGA
- a CDS encoding sugar transferase gives MDALQSLWVTVRDLGSHIGLEMQRNLLIPTNQLVKRALDLVLGTTALLCSIPIIVLFGALVAVISPGPVFYRQTRIGMDGHLFSLWKLRTMVPDADKMLLQVIQASVDAQSDWHQSMKIKSDPRIIPVLGHIMRRFSIDELPQFWNVLRGDMSLVGPRPLPSYHVERLDPAADRIRRRVRPGVTGLWQVSGRSATSIDDQERLDTYYVRNWSLWLDIHILARTVLVVLTGRGAW, from the coding sequence GTGGACGCCCTGCAGAGCCTGTGGGTCACGGTGCGCGATCTCGGGTCCCACATCGGGCTGGAGATGCAGCGCAACCTGCTGATCCCGACCAACCAGCTGGTCAAGCGGGCGCTGGACCTGGTGCTCGGCACGACGGCGCTGCTGTGTTCGATCCCGATCATCGTCCTGTTCGGCGCTCTCGTCGCCGTGATCTCACCCGGCCCGGTCTTCTACCGGCAGACGCGAATCGGCATGGACGGCCACCTGTTCAGCCTGTGGAAGCTGCGGACGATGGTGCCGGATGCCGACAAGATGCTGTTGCAGGTCATCCAGGCATCGGTCGATGCGCAGTCGGACTGGCACCAGTCCATGAAGATCAAGAGCGATCCGCGGATCATCCCGGTGCTCGGGCATATCATGCGGCGCTTCAGCATCGACGAACTGCCGCAGTTCTGGAACGTGCTGCGCGGCGACATGAGCCTCGTCGGACCTCGCCCGCTGCCCTCCTATCATGTGGAGCGGCTGGACCCCGCCGCCGACCGCATCCGCCGCCGCGTGCGGCCGGGCGTGACCGGGCTCTGGCAGGTCTCCGGACGCAGCGCCACTTCGATCGACGACCAGGAACGGCTGGACACCTACTATGTCCGCAACTGGTCATTGTGGCTGGACATCCACATCCTCGCGCGCACGGTCCTGGTGGTGCTGACCGGCCGGGGGGCATGGTGA
- a CDS encoding O-antigen ligase family protein: MVSRVKTFCLLLIGALLSGYLMGGKAFAYIQIPPVYIGEITLAAAAVLFLAANDYRIVKSSGLVWLIAIYCLWCFSRTWPYLSEFGLDAARDSAIYYYSAFAVLVAASVSDIDAVDRVITFYARMIRIAAIALPVAILYTMNLMDEESRFVLVKAGDVAVHLTGMLAFRLLLLDRMATGRHSHVHRLIEIAFWACWTGSLFWSVLSRGAFLALTCGTLAVVVFGYARRRVMQLAGVGIVALLALAALDLSIDLERRNLSAAQLIANILSIGGITPEGEAFSRVDSKDLEGTMNWRLQWWGDIIDYTVHGPYFWTGKGFGENLADSDGYQTDYYDNSLRSPHNGHFTILARAGVPGLALWLTVLGTFAFQLSRMTVRLQRAGLENWARLNVWILAYWLAALVNASFDVYLEGPQGGIWFWSIMGLGIGVLVLERSLLVAEPAPAQALRPTGAGT; the protein is encoded by the coding sequence ATGGTTTCCAGGGTCAAGACCTTCTGCCTTCTCCTGATCGGCGCACTGCTGTCGGGCTATCTGATGGGTGGCAAGGCCTTCGCCTACATCCAGATTCCTCCGGTGTACATCGGCGAGATCACCCTTGCCGCCGCCGCCGTCCTGTTCCTGGCGGCCAACGATTACCGCATCGTCAAGAGCTCCGGCCTGGTATGGCTGATCGCCATCTACTGCCTGTGGTGCTTTTCCCGGACATGGCCGTACCTGAGCGAGTTCGGCCTGGACGCCGCCCGTGACTCGGCGATCTACTATTACTCCGCCTTCGCCGTTCTGGTGGCGGCGAGCGTATCCGACATCGACGCCGTCGACCGGGTGATCACCTTCTATGCCAGGATGATCCGGATCGCCGCCATCGCCCTTCCTGTCGCCATCCTGTACACGATGAACCTGATGGACGAGGAAAGCCGGTTCGTCCTGGTCAAGGCCGGCGACGTCGCCGTGCACCTGACGGGCATGCTCGCCTTCCGGCTGCTGCTGCTCGACCGGATGGCGACGGGCCGCCACAGCCACGTCCACCGCCTGATCGAGATCGCCTTCTGGGCCTGCTGGACCGGCAGCCTGTTCTGGTCCGTCCTCAGCCGCGGCGCCTTCCTGGCCCTGACCTGCGGCACGCTGGCCGTCGTCGTCTTCGGGTACGCGCGGCGCCGGGTGATGCAGTTGGCCGGAGTCGGGATCGTCGCCCTGCTGGCGCTCGCGGCCCTCGACCTGAGCATCGACCTGGAGCGCCGCAACCTGTCGGCGGCACAGTTGATTGCCAACATCCTGAGCATCGGCGGCATCACGCCGGAGGGTGAGGCCTTCTCCCGTGTCGACAGCAAGGACCTCGAAGGCACGATGAACTGGCGCCTGCAGTGGTGGGGAGACATCATCGACTACACCGTCCACGGGCCCTATTTCTGGACCGGCAAAGGGTTCGGGGAGAACCTCGCCGATTCCGACGGCTACCAGACCGATTACTACGACAACAGCCTGCGCAGCCCGCACAACGGACACTTCACGATCCTGGCCCGCGCCGGGGTTCCCGGCCTGGCGCTCTGGCTGACGGTCCTCGGAACCTTCGCATTCCAGCTCTCCAGGATGACGGTGCGGCTCCAGCGCGCCGGCCTGGAGAACTGGGCGCGCCTGAACGTCTGGATCCTCGCCTACTGGCTCGCCGCCCTCGTCAACGCGTCGTTCGACGTCTATCTGGAGGGACCGCAGGGCGGCATCTGGTTCTGGTCGATCATGGGGCTGGGCATCGGCGTCCTGGTGCTGGAACGTTCGCTTCTCGTGGCAGAACCGGCCCCTGCGCAAGCGTTGCGGCCGACCGGCGCCGGGACGTGA
- a CDS encoding metallophosphoesterase family protein → MASFFNTLLGRLRPGRRLAVAGAPRIPDGLRLYAVGDIHGEKRCLERLLAMIAADMDRHRGPDLRCTIVFLGDYVDRGPDSRGVLDLLCDAAAASADGSGPACRFLMGNHEQALLEFLRDPVAGAPWLSFGGVEALASYGIRASVGVSDPKRCRALRDEMEARLPAAHRGFLTALEPMAVYGDYAFVHAGVLPGQPLERQSADDLLWIREPFLSYRRRHEKMIVHGHTVVDEPELLDNRIGIDTGAYATGVLTALVLQGGERGILQTAP, encoded by the coding sequence ATGGCCTCTTTTTTCAACACCCTTCTGGGAAGACTCCGCCCGGGCCGCCGCCTTGCAGTTGCCGGTGCGCCACGGATCCCGGACGGCCTGCGCCTCTACGCCGTCGGCGACATTCACGGCGAGAAGCGCTGCCTGGAGCGTCTGCTCGCCATGATTGCCGCCGACATGGACCGCCACCGCGGGCCGGACCTGCGCTGCACGATCGTCTTCCTCGGCGACTACGTCGACCGCGGGCCGGACAGCCGCGGGGTGCTCGACCTGCTGTGCGACGCCGCCGCGGCGTCCGCCGACGGCAGCGGCCCCGCCTGCCGCTTCCTCATGGGCAACCACGAGCAGGCTCTCCTGGAGTTCCTGAGGGATCCCGTCGCGGGCGCCCCCTGGCTGTCCTTCGGCGGAGTCGAGGCGCTGGCCAGCTACGGGATCCGCGCGTCGGTCGGGGTCAGCGATCCGAAACGCTGCCGGGCGCTCCGCGACGAGATGGAGGCCCGGCTGCCGGCGGCCCACCGCGGCTTCCTGACGGCGCTGGAGCCGATGGCGGTCTACGGCGACTACGCCTTCGTCCATGCCGGCGTGCTGCCCGGCCAGCCCCTGGAGCGGCAATCGGCCGACGATCTGCTCTGGATCCGGGAGCCCTTCCTGTCCTACCGGCGACGCCACGAGAAAATGATCGTGCACGGGCATACCGTGGTCGATGAGCCGGAACTCCTTGATAATCGAATCGGAATCGATACCGGAGCCTATGCAACGGGCGTGCTGACGGCACTCGTCCTGCAGGGCGGGGAGCGGGGTATATTGCAGACCGCGCCCTGA
- a CDS encoding outer membrane beta-barrel protein: protein MSGRLLATAGRPAGLAATGMLLALSLSQPVLADSKGTQSQTDPRRQGSGANVTKELDPEDNTKGSRSDSERVHDSYQAKGVEMGQFLFLPKLETDLLYNSNLYATKTDVRGEFLSVMRPELKLRSRFKEHALNVTLMAEQYLHRRYHRDNRTDLLAEVDGRYDFSSDTQANYYGQAFARHEDRGSPDDVRGLSPTPTSGVINRGSVKHQFGRYTVLGEVGVDRRAFGKVGTAAGPSIDNSDRDRVELLGRLRGSYEMFPGYAFVTEVSANDRIYDSSRDRNGFDRNSHGYRVETGIGVDISQLVRGDFLVGYFAQNYRDQRLKDPNGFSLRATFNWTPTPLTIVVPSLERTVNETTTFGASSMVRNSFSVTVRHELERNIVLTGYGSVAYDQMSGITNQNAWSYEARGRAIYAFTPELFTGGEIAYRSKHSELSSSSYNQTIFMLRLGLQY, encoded by the coding sequence TTGTCGGGGCGCCTCCTGGCCACCGCCGGCCGGCCAGCCGGGCTCGCCGCCACGGGCATGCTGCTCGCCCTGTCGCTGTCGCAGCCCGTTCTGGCCGACAGCAAGGGAACCCAGTCCCAGACGGACCCCCGCCGCCAGGGATCCGGAGCCAACGTCACGAAGGAGCTCGATCCGGAGGACAATACGAAGGGATCGCGCTCCGACTCGGAGCGGGTGCACGACAGCTACCAGGCAAAGGGCGTGGAGATGGGACAGTTCCTGTTCCTGCCCAAGCTGGAGACGGATCTGCTGTACAACAGCAACCTCTACGCGACGAAGACCGACGTCCGCGGCGAGTTCCTCTCGGTCATGCGGCCGGAGCTGAAGCTGCGCTCCCGCTTCAAGGAGCATGCCCTCAACGTCACGCTGATGGCCGAGCAGTACCTGCACCGCCGCTATCACCGCGACAACCGGACCGACCTGCTGGCGGAGGTCGATGGCCGCTACGATTTCTCGAGCGACACGCAGGCCAACTATTACGGCCAGGCCTTCGCCCGGCACGAAGACCGCGGCAGCCCGGACGACGTGCGCGGCCTGTCTCCCACGCCCACCAGCGGCGTCATCAACCGCGGCAGCGTCAAGCACCAGTTCGGCCGCTACACGGTCCTGGGGGAGGTCGGGGTCGACCGTCGTGCGTTCGGCAAGGTCGGCACCGCCGCCGGCCCCTCCATCGACAACTCCGACCGTGACCGGGTCGAGCTGCTGGGGCGGCTGCGCGGCAGCTACGAGATGTTCCCCGGCTATGCCTTCGTGACGGAGGTGTCGGCGAACGACCGGATCTACGACTCCTCGCGCGACCGCAACGGCTTCGACCGCAACAGCCACGGCTACCGCGTCGAGACCGGTATCGGCGTCGATATCAGCCAGCTGGTGCGCGGCGACTTCCTCGTCGGCTACTTCGCACAGAACTACCGGGACCAGCGCCTCAAGGACCCGAACGGGTTCTCGCTGCGCGCCACCTTCAACTGGACGCCGACCCCGCTGACGATCGTCGTTCCGTCGCTCGAGCGGACCGTGAACGAGACCACGACCTTCGGCGCGTCGAGCATGGTGCGCAACTCCTTCAGCGTGACCGTCCGTCACGAGCTTGAGCGCAACATCGTGCTGACCGGCTACGGCAGCGTCGCCTACGACCAGATGTCCGGCATCACCAACCAGAACGCCTGGAGCTATGAGGCGCGCGGCCGCGCCATCTACGCCTTCACGCCCGAACTGTTCACCGGAGGTGAGATCGCCTACCGCAGCAAGCATTCGGAGCTCAGCAGCTCCAGCTACAACCAGACCATCTTCATGCTGAGGCTCGGCCTGCAGTACTGA
- a CDS encoding nucleotidyltransferase domain-containing protein — protein MPPQSQDRLAPEFRYLCAAVRASLPAAAPPVPPQPETAIDWPAVVRGAARHRATGLVLAGLQTAALPAPPAAEMGKLRRNASALARVCLANAAETLRLAGMLQAAGIRVMVLKGVVLSQQLHGDPARRDAGDIDLLVDPARFWDAEAVLLQAGYEPDGPLIPGSHRAAGQALLRDLSYRNRARGTLVELHQRLTANPHRLDCSFEALWRAHGEVRLAGRAVATLPDRILPLYLCVHGAHHCWERLCWLADLAALLDSPDAVRRTLDDAEAAGLGRSMRLAVGLCNRLLGLPLPEEALPAGPWARRVDRFIHSVFGGTAWLEEPAKGTAAWVRRELRQRLHVYALKPGWRHRWNELQADLRNPADWGVIPLPARLIWLYPALRPIGWVVRTLRRRRSLTGRPRR, from the coding sequence ATGCCGCCGCAGTCGCAGGACCGGCTCGCGCCCGAGTTCCGCTATCTGTGTGCCGCGGTTCGTGCATCCCTTCCCGCCGCCGCCCCACCTGTCCCGCCACAGCCGGAAACGGCCATCGACTGGCCGGCCGTCGTCAGGGGGGCCGCCCGGCATCGCGCGACGGGACTTGTCCTTGCCGGCCTGCAGACCGCCGCCCTTCCCGCCCCGCCCGCCGCGGAGATGGGGAAACTGCGCCGCAACGCCTCGGCCCTGGCCAGGGTTTGCCTCGCCAATGCGGCGGAAACGCTTCGCCTCGCCGGGATGCTGCAGGCGGCCGGGATCCGCGTCATGGTCCTGAAAGGGGTGGTGCTCTCGCAACAGCTCCATGGCGACCCCGCCCGGCGCGATGCCGGGGACATCGACCTGCTGGTCGACCCCGCCCGGTTCTGGGACGCCGAAGCGGTCCTGCTGCAGGCCGGCTACGAGCCCGACGGCCCCTTGATCCCAGGCAGCCACCGGGCGGCGGGACAGGCGCTGCTCCGCGACCTGTCCTACCGGAACCGGGCGCGCGGAACCCTGGTCGAGCTGCACCAGCGGCTCACCGCCAATCCGCATCGGCTCGACTGCTCCTTCGAGGCGCTCTGGCGCGCCCATGGCGAGGTGCGGCTGGCGGGACGCGCCGTGGCCACCCTGCCCGACCGCATCCTGCCGCTCTACCTGTGCGTCCATGGCGCCCATCACTGCTGGGAGCGGCTGTGCTGGCTGGCCGACCTCGCGGCGCTGCTCGACAGCCCGGACGCCGTCCGCCGCACGCTCGACGATGCGGAAGCCGCTGGTCTCGGCCGCTCGATGCGTCTGGCTGTGGGGCTCTGCAACCGGCTGCTGGGTCTGCCGCTGCCCGAGGAGGCCCTGCCCGCAGGCCCGTGGGCGCGCCGGGTGGACCGCTTCATCCACAGCGTCTTCGGCGGAACGGCGTGGCTGGAGGAGCCGGCCAAGGGGACCGCCGCCTGGGTCCGGCGCGAACTGCGGCAGCGTCTGCACGTCTACGCGCTGAAGCCCGGCTGGCGCCACCGCTGGAACGAGCTGCAGGCCGATCTGCGCAATCCGGCGGACTGGGGGGTGATCCCGCTGCCGGCGCGGCTGATCTGGCTCTATCCGGCCCTGCGTC
- a CDS encoding GumC family protein produces the protein MTIRDPLSAPTAQPTKDFRQTARWAWRLVWRGKYLILAVMALVLVPTILFLQQATPRYTAAAQIMIEAPGTNDVLSDRSMMFGRPFMSDAIIQTEAELIASSTLARRAVEKLRLDRDPEFNEALREPKPLAAFLASLNPATWIPDSWTERKDEGQRLGPLAREEVERARIVRAFSTRLSVRPQRRSHIIALQFVSEDREKAALITNTLAELYLVDRLEASFDEARQVSRWLGERLETLRRDVVAAENAVEQFRSEHGLRRKTERQVTINDQQLSELNSRLVVARADLAQKQARLEQVRVLVRLRGSVDTSSDVLQSPLIQRLREQEAQKSREMSEALKTYGERHPRMLGLRADLNDLRGKISSEIEKIAASIANDVEVAAAGVHSLERELDGLRQQNNVAGAAEVRLRELERQSDATKSLYEAFLSRFKREAEQERMQRANARIVSPADIPVVPSYPPKRAMLALAALLSLVGGVALVFLIDHLDNAVRSADDAEELTGLPVLAMIPYQRGNADRPAEEVLQRPRSALADGVRSLRTALHLGEGPETPNVVLVTSSVPKEGKTFVSLCLALLFSKVDERVLLIDGDVHRPRLHKALGLEAGRGFAEVLSGKCSFDEALHRGVGGSLDFLPAGHMPEQAEAIQGTQVEALIADLRRRYTRIIIDSPPVLAVADTRVLARLADRVVYLVRWNSTPRDAVRNGMKLLRSAGIGPYGVVLSQVNQRKHAGYGYGDYGQYYGRYRDYYGE, from the coding sequence ATGACCATTCGCGATCCGCTATCCGCGCCGACCGCCCAGCCCACCAAGGATTTTCGTCAAACCGCCCGGTGGGCTTGGCGGCTGGTCTGGCGCGGCAAGTACCTCATCCTCGCCGTCATGGCGCTGGTGCTGGTTCCGACCATCCTGTTCCTGCAGCAGGCAACCCCCCGCTACACAGCCGCCGCCCAGATCATGATCGAGGCGCCGGGCACCAACGACGTGCTGTCCGACCGCAGCATGATGTTCGGCCGTCCGTTCATGTCGGACGCGATCATCCAGACGGAAGCGGAGCTGATCGCGTCGAGCACCCTGGCCCGCCGCGCGGTGGAGAAGCTGAGGCTGGACCGGGATCCGGAGTTCAACGAGGCCCTGCGCGAGCCCAAGCCGCTCGCGGCCTTCCTCGCTTCGCTGAACCCGGCGACCTGGATCCCCGATTCCTGGACCGAAAGGAAGGACGAGGGCCAGAGACTAGGCCCGCTTGCCCGCGAGGAGGTGGAGCGCGCCCGCATCGTGCGTGCCTTCTCCACCCGCCTGAGCGTGAGGCCGCAGCGCCGGTCGCATATCATCGCGCTCCAGTTCGTGTCGGAGGACCGCGAGAAGGCGGCTCTGATCACCAACACGCTGGCCGAGCTCTATCTGGTCGACCGTCTGGAAGCGAGCTTCGACGAGGCCCGCCAGGTCAGCCGCTGGCTGGGCGAACGGCTGGAGACGCTGCGCCGCGACGTGGTGGCGGCGGAGAATGCGGTCGAGCAGTTCCGCTCCGAACACGGGCTGCGGCGCAAGACCGAGCGGCAGGTCACGATCAACGACCAGCAGCTCTCCGAACTGAACTCCCGCCTCGTGGTGGCGCGGGCCGACCTCGCGCAGAAACAGGCACGGCTGGAGCAGGTCCGCGTCCTGGTCCGGCTGCGCGGCAGCGTCGACACCTCGTCGGACGTCCTCCAGTCGCCCCTCATCCAGCGTCTGCGCGAACAGGAGGCGCAGAAGTCCCGCGAGATGTCCGAGGCCCTGAAGACTTACGGCGAGCGGCATCCGCGCATGCTCGGGCTGCGCGCCGACCTGAACGACCTGCGCGGCAAGATCAGCAGCGAGATCGAGAAGATCGCCGCCTCCATCGCCAACGACGTCGAGGTGGCCGCGGCCGGCGTCCATTCGCTCGAGCGCGAACTGGATGGGTTGCGCCAGCAGAACAACGTCGCCGGCGCCGCCGAGGTTCGTCTGCGCGAACTGGAACGTCAGTCCGACGCCACCAAGAGCCTGTATGAGGCCTTCCTGTCCCGCTTCAAGCGCGAGGCGGAGCAGGAGCGGATGCAGCGCGCCAACGCCCGCATCGTGTCGCCGGCCGATATCCCGGTCGTTCCGTCCTATCCGCCGAAACGGGCGATGCTCGCCCTCGCGGCCCTGCTCTCGCTGGTCGGCGGCGTGGCGCTGGTCTTCCTGATCGACCACCTCGACAACGCGGTGCGATCGGCCGACGATGCGGAGGAGCTTACCGGCCTGCCGGTGCTGGCGATGATCCCGTACCAGCGCGGCAATGCCGACCGCCCGGCGGAGGAGGTGCTGCAGAGGCCCCGCTCCGCCCTGGCCGACGGTGTGCGCAGTCTGCGGACCGCGCTGCATCTCGGGGAGGGACCCGAAACGCCCAATGTGGTGCTCGTCACCTCGTCGGTCCCGAAGGAGGGCAAGACCTTCGTCTCGCTCTGCCTCGCCCTGCTGTTCTCGAAGGTGGACGAGCGGGTGCTGCTGATCGACGGCGACGTTCACCGCCCGCGCCTCCACAAGGCGCTGGGACTGGAGGCGGGGCGGGGCTTCGCCGAGGTTCTGTCCGGCAAGTGCAGCTTCGACGAGGCTCTGCACCGCGGGGTGGGCGGATCGCTCGACTTCCTGCCGGCCGGCCATATGCCGGAGCAGGCCGAGGCGATCCAGGGCACCCAGGTCGAAGCCCTGATCGCCGACCTGCGCCGGCGCTATACCCGGATCATCATCGACTCGCCGCCCGTCCTGGCGGTCGCCGACACCCGGGTGCTGGCGAGGCTGGCGGACCGGGTGGTGTATCTGGTGCGCTGGAACTCCACTCCGCGCGATGCGGTGCGCAACGGCATGAAACTGCTGCGCAGCGCCGGCATCGGCCCCTACGGCGTGGTGTTGTCGCAGGTGAACCAGCGCAAGCATGCCGGCTACGGCTATGGCGATTACGGGCAGTATTATGGCCGATACCGCGACTACTATGGAGAGTAG
- a CDS encoding O-antigen ligase family protein yields the protein MQARADALEGGPRTESAHSGSGHVNFLIFRILLGIVVLAPLPLGSNRPLAWSAIAFAVALLMVGWGSAVVTGRARAPVPLGWLGGIATCFALALGWGWVQSTGAVPQSVWHPLWAEASQALGKPVAGGISIDPTLSHAAILRLLSYGGVFWLAAQLCRERSRAREALVAVAAAGVLYAAYGLLGHFAGWERILWLEKWAYIGDLTSSFVNRNAYGAYAGIGLVCCTALFLHELRPPRRGETRRVYDMTEILLLRAMPFMIGGVVLGTALLLSHSRGAFLSTGAGILVLMAAVMMSRLVRPRTALLVGLVIAVAGTAVLGMSGDGTFSRLADTDIQNGDKDRAELYRIALQAIGDAPLTGHGIGTFAAAFRMYRETSLSAPTVWDYAHNVHLEMAMDLGLPAAILLYIGFATILGVCLRGLLRRRRDQVYPAVALSVAALIGLHGLVDFSAQMPAIALTLSFLLGLGFAQSWRTSDGGNE from the coding sequence ATGCAAGCCCGAGCTGACGCTCTCGAGGGCGGACCCCGGACGGAGTCCGCCCACTCCGGCTCCGGCCACGTCAATTTCCTGATCTTCCGTATTCTCCTCGGCATCGTCGTCCTCGCTCCCCTGCCGCTGGGGTCCAACCGGCCGCTGGCGTGGAGTGCGATCGCCTTTGCCGTCGCCCTGCTGATGGTGGGGTGGGGGAGCGCCGTGGTGACCGGCCGGGCGCGTGCACCGGTGCCGCTCGGCTGGCTGGGCGGCATCGCGACCTGCTTCGCCCTTGCGCTGGGCTGGGGGTGGGTGCAGTCGACCGGTGCGGTGCCGCAATCGGTTTGGCACCCGCTGTGGGCCGAGGCGTCCCAGGCGCTCGGCAAGCCGGTGGCGGGCGGCATCTCGATCGATCCGACCCTGTCGCATGCCGCCATCCTGCGGCTTCTGTCCTATGGCGGGGTCTTCTGGCTCGCCGCCCAGCTCTGCCGGGAGCGCAGCCGGGCCCGCGAGGCCCTGGTCGCCGTCGCCGCCGCAGGCGTCCTCTACGCGGCCTACGGGCTACTCGGTCACTTCGCCGGGTGGGAGCGTATCCTGTGGCTGGAGAAGTGGGCCTATATCGGCGATCTCACCAGCAGCTTCGTCAATCGCAACGCCTATGGCGCCTATGCGGGCATCGGGCTCGTCTGCTGCACGGCGCTGTTCCTGCACGAGTTGCGTCCGCCGCGCCGCGGTGAGACCCGGCGTGTCTATGACATGACCGAAATTCTCCTCCTGCGCGCCATGCCCTTCATGATCGGCGGGGTCGTGCTGGGCACCGCCCTGCTGCTGAGCCACTCCCGCGGAGCCTTCCTCAGTACGGGCGCCGGGATCCTGGTCCTGATGGCGGCCGTAATGATGTCGCGCCTCGTACGTCCGCGGACGGCGCTGCTGGTCGGGCTGGTCATCGCCGTTGCCGGCACCGCGGTGCTGGGGATGAGCGGCGACGGAACCTTCTCGCGCCTCGCCGATACGGACATCCAAAACGGTGACAAGGATCGGGCGGAACTCTACCGGATCGCCCTGCAGGCCATCGGCGATGCTCCCCTGACCGGACACGGCATCGGTACCTTCGCGGCGGCCTTCCGGATGTACCGCGAGACGTCGCTGTCCGCCCCCACGGTCTGGGACTACGCCCACAACGTCCATCTGGAGATGGCGATGGATCTGGGCCTGCCGGCGGCGATCCTGCTCTACATCGGCTTTGCGACCATCCTCGGGGTCTGTCTGCGCGGGCTGTTGCGGCGGCGGCGCGATCAGGTCTATCCGGCGGTCGCCCTGTCCGTGGCCGCCCTGATCGGCCTGCATGGGCTGGTCGATTTCAGCGCCCAGATGCCGGCGATCGCCCTCACCCTCTCCTTCCTCCTCGGTCTCGGCTTCGCCCAGTCCTGGCGGACGTCGGATGGCGGCAACGAGTAG